In Aliiglaciecola sp. LCG003, a genomic segment contains:
- a CDS encoding fumarate hydratase codes for MALIRQQDFIDSIEDALQFISYYHPLDYVKAVEKAYNQEKSEAAKDAMAQILINSRMSAEGKRPLCQDTGIVTCFVKIGMAVQWDKTDMTVQQMVDEGTRRAYLNPDNPLRASIVADPAGARVNTKDNTPAVVHIDTFAGEGIEVMIAAKGGGSENKSKMVMLNPSDDIAEWVVKTLPTMGAGWCPPGMLGIGIGGTAEKAAVLAKESLMDPVDIQELMDRGAVTTEEKLRLDIFKKVNDLGIGAQGLGGLTTVVDVKIKSVPTHAASKPVAMIPNCAATRHAHFHLDGSGAAEFTPPKLEDWPDITWEVGKNTRRVNLDEVTKQDIQEWKVGETVLLSGKMLTGRDAAHKRIQTMLDNGEGLPEGVDLTNRFIYYVGPVDAVGDEVVGPAGPTTATRMDKFTDMMLEQTGLIGMIGKAERGPATVQSIAKHKAVYLMAVGGAAYLVSKAIKKSRVVAFEDLGMEAIYEFEVEDMPVTVAVDSTGANAHETGPAIWKAKIEDLNKALQPS; via the coding sequence ATGGCACTCATTCGACAACAGGATTTCATTGATAGCATCGAAGATGCACTGCAGTTTATCTCTTACTATCACCCTCTGGATTACGTTAAGGCAGTTGAAAAAGCTTATAATCAGGAAAAAAGTGAAGCCGCCAAAGATGCGATGGCGCAGATCCTAATTAACTCGCGAATGTCAGCCGAAGGCAAACGACCCTTATGCCAAGATACCGGTATAGTGACTTGCTTCGTTAAAATCGGTATGGCAGTGCAATGGGACAAAACCGATATGACGGTCCAGCAGATGGTTGATGAAGGCACCCGTCGCGCCTATTTGAATCCAGACAATCCATTGCGAGCATCTATCGTTGCCGATCCTGCAGGTGCTCGGGTCAACACTAAAGATAATACCCCAGCGGTAGTGCATATTGACACTTTTGCAGGTGAAGGCATTGAAGTGATGATTGCTGCAAAAGGCGGTGGCTCTGAAAATAAATCAAAAATGGTGATGCTAAATCCAAGTGATGACATCGCCGAATGGGTAGTCAAAACCTTGCCGACTATGGGAGCGGGGTGGTGTCCACCTGGCATGTTAGGAATAGGCATTGGTGGTACAGCAGAAAAAGCTGCTGTGCTTGCTAAAGAGAGCTTGATGGACCCAGTTGATATACAAGAACTGATGGATCGCGGCGCGGTAACCACTGAAGAAAAGTTGCGCTTAGATATTTTCAAGAAAGTAAATGATCTTGGCATAGGCGCGCAAGGGCTAGGTGGTTTAACTACCGTAGTAGATGTCAAAATCAAATCGGTACCTACTCATGCGGCGTCAAAACCTGTGGCGATGATCCCAAATTGTGCTGCAACACGACACGCGCACTTTCATTTGGATGGCAGTGGCGCTGCTGAATTTACCCCACCTAAACTTGAAGATTGGCCTGACATTACGTGGGAAGTGGGCAAGAACACTCGCCGGGTAAATTTAGATGAGGTGACTAAGCAAGACATCCAAGAATGGAAAGTTGGTGAAACAGTACTGCTCTCAGGGAAAATGTTGACCGGACGAGACGCTGCTCATAAGCGCATTCAAACCATGTTAGACAATGGTGAAGGCTTGCCAGAAGGCGTTGATTTAACTAATCGATTCATCTATTACGTCGGGCCGGTTGATGCCGTAGGCGATGAAGTAGTGGGACCTGCAGGGCCAACTACCGCCACACGGATGGATAAATTCACTGACATGATGTTAGAGCAGACAGGCTTGATCGGTATGATTGGTAAAGCTGAGCGTGGACCAGCAACGGTTCAAAGCATCGCGAAGCACAAAGCAGTGTATCTGATGGCGGTAGGCGGAGCAGCCTACTTGGTGTCTAAAGCGATCAAGAAATCTCGCGTGGTTGCATTTGAAGATTTAGGTATGGAAGCTATCTACGAATTTGAAGTAGAAGATATGCCAGTGACGGTTGCGGTAGACAGCACGGGTGCCAATGCCCACGAAACAGGCCCTGCAATTTGGAAAGCTAAAATTGAAGACTTGAACAAAGCCTTACAACCTTCATAG
- the rmuC gene encoding DNA recombination protein RmuC, with translation MMLSQTMLLIIALAGLFGLLIGMMFSSFTQQRKNRQQLASIVSQYNEKIQLLEQQLEGQKDRLTEQSRRLELAHQEQLQTQRQLGELEQKKQQVSHYQEQLLSWQNKAQTTQDKANHYFAQLESQAAAFEQERIASQDKLDLLASAELRLQQQFENLANKIFEHKQQKFTQSSKAGLDALLSPLKEQIEGFKKQVTDQYVKEGQERASLKTEILGLKELNQQITQEAAALTKALKGDNKQQGNWGEVILERILTESGLREGHEFETQKSLKNDAGKLYQPDVVVHLPNEKDIVVDSKVSLAHYERYFNQQSDEIARQEHLKAHVNSLRQHIRELGKKNYQDLKGIRTLDYVLMFVPIESAFLLAIDQAPELVKMALDNNIMLVSPTNLLVALRTVNNIWQYEYQNQNAQRIAQNAAKLYDKFHGFITDMEKIGRSIETLDKSYLGAMNKLSNGKGNLVRQVEQFRELGVQTNKKLDSQILQDNDEGSRGSE, from the coding sequence ATGATGTTATCCCAAACCATGCTTTTAATTATTGCCCTCGCAGGTTTATTCGGTCTTTTAATAGGGATGATGTTCAGTAGTTTTACTCAACAGCGTAAAAACCGGCAACAGCTTGCATCAATCGTCAGTCAATATAATGAAAAGATACAGTTATTAGAGCAACAGCTTGAAGGGCAAAAAGACCGCTTAACAGAACAATCGCGTCGCTTAGAGCTGGCGCATCAAGAGCAATTGCAAACGCAACGACAACTAGGTGAACTGGAGCAAAAAAAGCAACAAGTCAGTCACTATCAAGAACAATTACTAAGTTGGCAGAACAAAGCTCAAACCACTCAGGATAAAGCCAATCATTACTTTGCGCAGTTAGAGTCTCAGGCCGCGGCTTTTGAGCAAGAACGAATTGCTTCACAAGACAAATTAGATCTATTGGCTAGCGCCGAATTAAGACTCCAACAACAATTCGAAAATTTAGCCAATAAAATTTTCGAACATAAACAACAAAAGTTTACCCAATCCAGCAAAGCTGGATTGGATGCGTTGTTGTCACCTTTGAAAGAGCAGATTGAAGGTTTTAAAAAGCAGGTGACAGATCAATATGTCAAAGAAGGGCAAGAAAGAGCCTCACTGAAAACTGAAATTCTAGGCCTGAAAGAGCTGAATCAACAAATCACCCAAGAGGCCGCTGCACTTACTAAAGCGCTAAAAGGTGACAACAAGCAGCAGGGCAATTGGGGCGAAGTTATCCTTGAACGTATTCTGACAGAATCCGGTTTACGGGAAGGCCATGAATTTGAAACTCAAAAGTCTTTGAAAAATGACGCTGGTAAGCTTTATCAACCCGATGTAGTGGTGCACTTGCCTAATGAAAAAGATATTGTGGTTGATTCAAAAGTTTCCCTCGCCCATTACGAACGCTATTTCAATCAACAAAGTGATGAAATCGCTCGGCAGGAACACCTCAAAGCCCATGTTAATTCGTTACGCCAGCACATACGTGAGTTAGGCAAGAAGAATTATCAAGATTTAAAAGGAATTCGTACCCTCGATTATGTTTTGATGTTCGTACCCATAGAATCGGCTTTTTTACTCGCCATTGATCAGGCCCCAGAGCTGGTGAAAATGGCGCTAGACAACAATATTATGTTAGTTAGCCCAACTAATCTGCTGGTGGCTTTGCGCACTGTAAACAACATTTGGCAGTATGAATATCAAAATCAAAATGCCCAGCGGATCGCCCAAAACGCTGCAAAGTTGTACGATAAATTTCATGGTTTCATAACCGACATGGAAAAAATTGGTCGCAGCATTGAAACCCTAGACAAAAGCTATTTAGGCGCAATGAACAAGCTCAGTAATGGTAAAGGAAACCTAGTCCGTCAGGTCGAACAATTCCGCGAGTTAGGGGTGCAAACCAACAAGAAACTAGATTCTCAGATACTGCAAGACAACGACGAAGGATCAAGAGGGTCAGAGTAA
- a CDS encoding glyoxylate/hydroxypyruvate reductase A, translating to MSINILYRGPRDRGQRWQALFASTLPEANWENWPEVIDPLKVDVLIAWKLPRNYQTDYPNLQVIYSVGAGVDQFDLANIPEYVQVVRMLDPTITQMMTEYILMAALTIHRDTIAYRNLQNKAQWLALPACTTAQRTVGIMGMGNLGQAAAQCLKSNGFNLLGWSRTAKAIEAMDCFHGREQLEPFLSQTDILICLLPLTELTKGLLNRDILSLLPPNASVINVGRGEQLVVDDLLALLDNGHLNYAVLDVFEQEPLEEQHPLWRHPKVLITPHIAAVTQTQSAGETLLANMKQYANQQPMTGVVDRQRGY from the coding sequence ATGAGTATTAATATTCTTTATCGGGGACCGAGGGATAGAGGACAACGTTGGCAAGCACTATTTGCATCGACCTTACCCGAGGCAAACTGGGAAAACTGGCCGGAGGTGATAGATCCCCTAAAGGTTGATGTTTTAATAGCATGGAAGTTACCGCGAAATTATCAAACAGATTATCCTAATTTGCAGGTTATTTATTCGGTTGGCGCAGGCGTAGATCAATTTGATTTAGCCAACATTCCAGAGTATGTACAAGTAGTACGTATGCTTGACCCCACCATCACCCAAATGATGACTGAATACATTTTGATGGCTGCTTTGACCATTCATCGCGACACAATTGCTTATCGCAATCTTCAAAATAAGGCGCAATGGCTTGCCCTACCCGCCTGTACAACTGCCCAGCGAACGGTAGGAATAATGGGCATGGGAAACCTTGGTCAAGCAGCTGCACAGTGCTTAAAAAGCAATGGATTTAATCTACTGGGTTGGAGTCGTACTGCTAAAGCTATAGAAGCGATGGATTGTTTTCATGGACGTGAGCAGTTAGAACCGTTTTTAAGCCAGACTGATATTCTGATTTGTTTACTTCCACTAACCGAACTTACCAAAGGGCTGCTCAATCGAGATATCTTGTCGTTATTACCTCCAAATGCCAGCGTTATCAATGTTGGTCGGGGTGAACAGTTAGTCGTTGATGACTTGTTGGCACTACTAGACAATGGGCATCTGAACTACGCTGTACTGGATGTATTTGAGCAAGAGCCACTGGAAGAACAACACCCATTGTGGCGGCATCCCAAGGTATTGATCACCCCTCACATTGCCGCAGTCACCCAAACCCAGAGTGCGGGTGAGACCTTATTGGCAAATATGAAACAGTATGCAAACCAACAACCCATGACGGGTGTCGTAGACCGTCAACGTGGCTACTAA
- a CDS encoding Fe2+-dependent dioxygenase encodes MVIIKQLFSTSEVKHYRNTLSNVKWQDGKQSAMGMAADVKSNSQADPADEQVKHLANGLLSRLGQNPEIISAVLPHKIFPPCFNRYVKSETYGFHVDAAIMRIPGTQDVLRSDMSMTLFLSEPEEYEGGELIIATEFGEQKIKLSAGDALVYPSSSLHMVTPVTKGQRLAAICWMQSLVPDASLRQTLYQLDRTIQQMSSQGSAPREQLDSLHHVYHNLIRQYSQF; translated from the coding sequence ATGGTCATTATCAAGCAATTGTTTTCAACATCTGAAGTTAAGCATTACCGAAACACCCTCAGTAATGTTAAGTGGCAGGATGGGAAACAAAGTGCCATGGGAATGGCCGCTGATGTCAAATCCAATAGCCAAGCTGATCCCGCAGATGAGCAGGTAAAGCACTTGGCCAATGGATTACTATCAAGACTGGGGCAAAACCCTGAGATTATCTCAGCGGTGTTGCCCCATAAAATTTTCCCGCCTTGTTTTAATCGCTATGTTAAAAGCGAAACCTACGGCTTTCATGTGGATGCAGCCATCATGCGCATTCCCGGCACGCAAGACGTGTTACGTAGTGATATGTCGATGACTTTGTTTCTTAGTGAGCCTGAGGAATATGAAGGTGGCGAGCTAATCATTGCCACCGAATTTGGTGAGCAGAAAATAAAATTAAGCGCAGGAGATGCGCTGGTTTACCCTTCAAGCAGCCTGCATATGGTTACTCCTGTAACCAAAGGACAACGCTTAGCGGCAATTTGTTGGATGCAAAGTTTAGTGCCAGATGCGAGTTTGCGGCAAACTCTTTATCAACTTGATAGAACCATTCAGCAGATGTCGAGCCAAGGAAGCGCACCTCGTGAGCAACTCGATAGTTTGCATCACGTTTATCATAATTTGATCCGTCAATACTCTCAATTCTAG
- a CDS encoding TonB-dependent receptor, translating into MRHTKIAEQLGSKALLVALSVTPFAANADTTDCEKLGNAAQQQECKVNQDETKEIELVEVYGMAFSPYRVTRSGDMRRGADLADTPQTMTILTQSQILDSGKSDLKEILASQSGVTIGTGENGNAFGDRYIIRGHEARSDVFVDGLRDPGMTTRESFATEQVEITKGPSSTFAGRGSSGGAVNSITKQASPNYNFNRLDASVGTDDHYRVVVDSNVAINTDSAVRLNVLSTEETVPNRDGIERSRQGVLLSGFHAPTDKLSFIADAYYLNAEDVPDLGSYFDRTTRQPISDIPVYAQNEDFLDTEVKALTLRTEYEFSDSLKFYNATRWGKTSNGYITTGVSGAVRDVSDETAPGADTLRISNHQGWQDVDYLATQFNFFLENNTFGFKNQWVFGLDYSHEQVDNGVYNIDYLGETNCRVGGRRGVSDSYCILDGSGNILDNARSLMQRDYSRGDSDAKADVETTALYIMNNMELNDEWNVFFGIRHDRYDYENTVNSRGTLTYFDYSDGFTNGHLGLVYNLTDEGNVYLTYSTASNINGGESDVGGSCGYGGLCGSPEQVDQSDPERVNNIELGTKWQLFDQRLLATAAYFEITKSDVMESVGDDYSTLGTLNTGKNRVKGIEVSLSGAITDELSIQLSASMMDSEILESHSEDSIGLALSNFADDSLYVQLRYQPNDTWAFGTSYTYKSEMFGGQPDTAAGYSQEAGEYSIVVPSYSVVDIFANYYYSNDVNFRLNVGNVFDKEYWTAAYRSGSFMYLGEARSVRASVTWNF; encoded by the coding sequence ATGCGTCACACTAAAATTGCTGAGCAATTGGGTTCAAAAGCACTGCTAGTAGCACTTTCCGTCACACCTTTTGCGGCCAATGCCGATACAACAGACTGTGAAAAACTTGGTAATGCAGCCCAACAACAAGAATGTAAAGTTAACCAAGACGAAACTAAAGAAATCGAACTTGTTGAAGTTTATGGTATGGCGTTTTCCCCATATCGTGTAACCCGCTCTGGAGATATGCGTCGTGGTGCTGATTTGGCAGACACGCCTCAAACAATGACGATTTTGACCCAGTCACAAATTTTAGATTCGGGAAAGTCTGACTTAAAAGAAATTTTGGCTAGTCAATCTGGTGTAACCATTGGAACAGGCGAAAACGGCAATGCTTTTGGTGACCGTTACATCATTCGTGGCCATGAAGCCCGCAGTGACGTATTTGTCGATGGTTTGCGTGATCCTGGTATGACAACCCGTGAAAGTTTTGCTACCGAACAAGTCGAAATTACTAAGGGTCCAAGCTCTACTTTCGCTGGACGAGGCTCTTCAGGCGGTGCGGTTAACAGCATCACTAAACAAGCCTCTCCGAATTATAATTTTAACCGCTTAGATGCCAGTGTTGGAACAGACGATCACTATCGTGTTGTCGTGGATTCAAACGTAGCAATCAATACTGATTCCGCGGTGCGCTTAAACGTGTTGAGTACCGAAGAAACGGTTCCAAATCGCGATGGTATTGAGCGTTCCCGTCAAGGTGTGTTGTTATCAGGTTTTCATGCTCCTACTGACAAATTATCTTTTATCGCTGATGCATACTACTTAAACGCAGAAGATGTGCCCGACTTGGGTAGTTATTTTGACCGCACCACACGTCAGCCTATCAGTGATATTCCTGTATATGCGCAAAATGAAGACTTCCTTGATACTGAGGTAAAGGCCTTAACACTCAGAACCGAATACGAGTTCAGTGACAGCCTTAAATTTTACAATGCGACCCGTTGGGGTAAAACCTCCAATGGTTATATCACTACCGGTGTAAGCGGCGCAGTGCGAGATGTCAGTGATGAAACAGCCCCTGGGGCTGACACGCTAAGAATAAGTAACCACCAAGGTTGGCAAGATGTCGATTATTTAGCCACTCAGTTTAACTTCTTCCTCGAAAACAATACCTTCGGATTTAAAAACCAATGGGTATTCGGCTTAGATTATAGTCACGAACAGGTGGATAACGGTGTTTATAACATTGACTACCTAGGTGAAACCAATTGTCGTGTAGGCGGACGCAGAGGAGTATCTGATTCTTATTGTATTCTAGATGGTTCAGGAAACATCTTAGACAACGCCCGGTCACTGATGCAGCGAGATTATTCCAGAGGTGACAGCGATGCTAAAGCAGACGTAGAAACCACTGCCCTTTACATCATGAATAATATGGAACTAAACGATGAGTGGAATGTGTTCTTTGGTATTCGTCACGATAGATATGATTATGAAAATACGGTCAATAGTAGGGGTACCCTGACATACTTTGACTATTCAGACGGATTTACCAATGGACACTTGGGCTTAGTGTATAACTTGACTGACGAAGGCAACGTTTACCTAACCTATAGTACTGCTAGCAATATTAATGGCGGAGAATCTGATGTCGGCGGAAGTTGTGGCTACGGCGGATTATGTGGTTCACCAGAACAGGTAGACCAATCAGATCCGGAGCGTGTAAACAATATTGAATTAGGCACGAAATGGCAATTATTCGACCAGCGGCTTCTAGCCACTGCCGCATACTTCGAAATCACTAAAAGTGATGTAATGGAAAGTGTCGGTGACGACTACTCGACCCTAGGTACCCTTAACACCGGTAAAAACCGCGTCAAAGGAATTGAAGTATCCTTATCTGGTGCCATCACTGATGAGCTGAGCATACAGTTGAGTGCTTCTATGATGGATTCCGAAATACTGGAGTCACATAGTGAAGATTCTATTGGCTTGGCGCTAAGTAACTTTGCTGATGACAGCTTGTATGTGCAATTGCGTTATCAGCCAAATGATACTTGGGCTTTCGGTACCTCATACACATACAAAAGTGAAATGTTTGGTGGTCAACCTGATACCGCTGCCGGTTATAGTCAAGAAGCAGGCGAATATAGTATAGTGGTACCTAGCTACAGCGTGGTAGATATCTTCGCCAACTATTACTACTCCAACGACGTCAACTTCCGTTTAAACGTGGGTAATGTATTCGACAAAGAATACTGGACTGCGGCTTATCGTTCAGGTTCTTTTATGTACTTGGGTGAAGCTCGTTCAGTACGTGCATCTGTAACGTGGAATTTTTAA
- a CDS encoding 2OG-Fe(II) oxygenase → MFKPRILVYLIQSSQELITQQNLQTYNLIAEDIYANGMAVIPNALPIELIEGLWSQVHGMSSEQFDQAGIGRENELMQNHFVRRDEICWINGSSPAGQAWLDWTHQLQQFLNKRLFLGLFSFESHFAHYGPGDFYKRHVDAFKGDTNRILSVVLYLNPGWVTDDAGELVIYQDEFDLVGTKILPHYGTLVTFLSDEFPHEVLAANRDRYSIAGWFRVNTSTADKADPPR, encoded by the coding sequence ATGTTTAAACCGAGAATACTAGTGTATTTAATCCAGTCTAGCCAAGAGTTAATCACGCAACAAAATCTGCAAACCTATAATCTTATTGCAGAGGATATATACGCTAATGGGATGGCCGTTATACCGAATGCTCTGCCTATTGAATTAATTGAGGGTTTGTGGAGCCAGGTGCACGGAATGTCGTCCGAGCAGTTCGATCAAGCCGGCATAGGCCGCGAAAATGAACTGATGCAAAATCACTTTGTAAGACGGGATGAAATATGTTGGATAAATGGTAGCAGCCCAGCAGGACAAGCATGGTTAGACTGGACTCATCAACTTCAACAATTTCTGAATAAACGCCTTTTTCTCGGTTTGTTTTCTTTCGAAAGTCATTTTGCCCACTATGGACCAGGTGACTTTTATAAACGCCACGTCGATGCATTTAAGGGCGATACAAATAGAATTTTATCGGTAGTTTTATATTTGAATCCTGGCTGGGTTACCGACGATGCAGGAGAACTAGTTATCTATCAAGACGAATTTGACTTGGTTGGTACTAAAATACTGCCTCATTATGGCACCTTAGTGACCTTTTTAAGTGACGAGTTTCCCCATGAAGTTTTGGCTGCAAACAGAGACAGATATTCTATTGCCGGTTGGTTCAGAGTAAATACCTCTACCGCAGACAAAGCAGATCCCCCACGTTAA
- a CDS encoding AI-2E family transporter produces MATRQANEQPAQSNNGPKVSEGRTYYLRVLVLFATLYTLYFAQTLLIPLVLTILTALLLSPLVNLMRRLHIPRPISALVLVCALVAPFSFLSVELAEPVQKWAKMIPELSEHLTDQLDSISDVINGENQSAEQAKESDSSFSFFGWFSDEEPEKPIEETNVVKERIKQGGIEIMYSVLSATPFLLAQILTSIILILFLLIYGPDLFRAYINGLPQLTQQKRALSLLNTIQKELSTYIVTISIINTCLGLVTALVFYLLGMKDALLWGVVVGLLNYVPYLGSLISLFIISAASMLQFGMVYAAAIPPLVYITLNLIEAQFITPTILGRNMRLNPLVVIVWLLIWGWLWGAVGVLLAVPLLVCLKLVLSHMKIWTSWIKVIEAGG; encoded by the coding sequence ATGGCAACAAGACAGGCTAATGAGCAACCAGCACAAAGCAATAACGGCCCTAAGGTATCCGAGGGTCGTACTTATTATTTGCGAGTTTTGGTGCTCTTTGCGACCTTATACACCTTGTATTTCGCACAAACCTTGCTGATCCCTCTGGTTCTTACCATCTTAACTGCTTTGTTGTTAAGCCCTTTGGTGAATTTAATGAGGCGCCTACATATTCCTAGGCCTATTTCAGCATTAGTACTAGTCTGTGCCTTGGTGGCGCCCTTTAGTTTTTTGTCGGTAGAACTGGCAGAGCCAGTGCAAAAATGGGCTAAAATGATCCCTGAATTATCCGAACACCTGACCGATCAATTAGATTCCATCAGTGATGTTATCAACGGGGAAAATCAATCGGCCGAGCAGGCCAAAGAGAGCGATTCTTCGTTTAGCTTTTTTGGCTGGTTCAGTGATGAAGAGCCAGAGAAGCCCATAGAGGAGACGAATGTAGTTAAGGAAAGAATTAAACAAGGGGGTATCGAGATAATGTATTCGGTACTCAGCGCCACGCCTTTTTTGTTAGCGCAAATCCTCACAAGCATTATATTAATTCTTTTTCTGTTGATCTATGGTCCGGATTTATTCAGAGCCTACATCAATGGTTTGCCTCAACTCACCCAGCAAAAGCGCGCATTGTCACTACTCAATACTATTCAAAAAGAGCTTTCGACCTATATAGTGACAATTAGCATTATCAATACGTGCCTGGGGCTGGTGACCGCATTGGTGTTCTATTTGTTGGGAATGAAAGACGCATTGTTATGGGGGGTAGTGGTGGGCTTACTTAACTATGTTCCCTACCTAGGCTCTTTGATCAGTTTATTTATCATCTCGGCTGCCAGCATGCTGCAATTCGGAATGGTATACGCTGCTGCCATTCCGCCATTGGTTTACATAACGTTAAATCTAATTGAAGCACAATTTATTACACCAACAATTTTAGGCCGCAATATGCGACTAAATCCATTAGTGGTAATCGTTTGGTTGCTAATTTGGGGCTGGTTGTGGGGAGCGGTTGGCGTGTTACTGGCAGTACCACTGCTGGTTTGCTTAAAGCTGGTGTTGTCTCATATGAAAATATGGACCAGTTGGATAAAGGTTATAGAAGCGGGTGGGTAA